A part of Escherichia marmotae genomic DNA contains:
- the ltrA gene encoding group II intron reverse transcriptase/maturase → MQQKTHRDPEAGERGEAPNAALPGAETVQAPTNRESPSSTVWLMEAICEPVNLRQALKRVKANKGAAGVDGMRVSELPDYLRHHWPELKAQLLSGRYRPSPVRRVSIPKPGGGERLLGIPTVVDRFIQQAMMQVLQAQWDSSFSDNSYGFRPGRSAHQAVIQAREHIGAGYHWVVDLDLEKFFDRVNHDVLMSRIEKRVSDKRVLSLIRRFLNAGVMDAGLVRPVTEGTPQGGPLSPLLSNLLLDDLDKELEKRGLKFVRYADDCNVYVKSERAGNRIMAGLTHWLSHKLKLKVNAKKSAVARPETRKFLGYSFIRGRKVWCVVSPESIKRFKMRIRALTGRNTGRSLEQLTQPLRRYLTGWKSYYGLNQRPSLMRELNGWIRRRLRSILWKQWKTGRNRFRELRSRGVSKDLAAQTAGSCHKEWRISCSPALNIALPNKLFSRLGLPEV, encoded by the coding sequence ATGCAGCAGAAAACGCATCGCGACCCTGAGGCCGGGGAACGGGGTGAAGCCCCGAACGCCGCCCTTCCGGGGGCTGAAACCGTGCAGGCACCGACGAACAGAGAAAGTCCGTCGTCAACAGTGTGGCTGATGGAAGCCATTTGTGAACCAGTCAATCTCAGGCAAGCCCTGAAAAGAGTTAAAGCCAACAAAGGTGCAGCGGGAGTCGATGGTATGCGCGTAAGCGAACTGCCGGACTACCTGAGGCACCACTGGCCAGAGCTGAAAGCGCAACTGCTGTCCGGCAGATACCGCCCATCTCCTGTGAGAAGAGTGTCCATACCGAAGCCCGGCGGCGGCGAACGTCTGCTGGGCATCCCGACGGTGGTGGATCGCTTCATCCAGCAGGCGATGATGCAGGTATTGCAGGCACAGTGGGATAGCTCGTTCAGCGACAACAGCTACGGGTTCCGTCCCGGTCGTTCGGCCCACCAGGCAGTGATACAAGCCCGGGAACATATCGGGGCCGGGTATCACTGGGTGGTCGACCTCGATCTGGAGAAGTTCTTCGACCGGGTAAATCACGATGTGCTGATGAGCCGGATAGAGAAACGAGTATCGGATAAACGGGTGTTGTCACTTATCCGCAGGTTCCTGAATGCAGGGGTGATGGACGCAGGTCTGGTAAGGCCGGTGACAGAAGGAACGCCGCAGGGCGGCCCACTGTCGCCGCTGCTATCGAACCTGCTGCTTGACGACCTCGACAAGGAACTGGAGAAACGTGGTCTGAAGTTCGTGCGGTACGCAGACGACTGTAATGTCTACGTGAAAAGCGAACGGGCAGGCAACCGGATCATGGCGGGGTTGACGCACTGGCTGAGCCATAAACTGAAGCTGAAGGTCAACGCGAAGAAGAGTGCTGTAGCACGCCCTGAAACGCGCAAGTTCCTTGGATACAGCTTCATAAGGGGGCGGAAGGTATGGTGCGTGGTATCGCCGGAGTCGATAAAACGGTTCAAAATGCGGATAAGAGCACTGACCGGACGCAACACAGGGAGAAGCCTTGAACAGCTAACTCAGCCGCTAAGACGATATCTGACGGGCTGGAAAAGTTACTACGGGCTGAACCAGAGGCCATCGCTGATGCGAGAGCTGAACGGATGGATAAGGCGCAGGCTGCGAAGCATACTCTGGAAACAGTGGAAAACGGGCCGCAACCGCTTCAGGGAGTTGCGCAGTCGAGGCGTAAGCAAGGACCTTGCGGCGCAAACAGCAGGAAGCTGCCATAAAGAGTGGCGGATAAGCTGTAGTCCGGCACTGAATATAGCACTCCCCAATAAGCTGTTCTCCAGACTGGGCCTGCCAGAAGTATAG
- the cgtA gene encoding Obg family GTPase CgtA, with the protein MKFVDEASILVVAGDGGNGCVSFRREKYIPKGGPDGGDGGDGGDVWMEADENLNTLIDYRFEKSFRAERGQNGASRDCTGKRGKDVTIKVPVGTRVIDQGTGETMGDMTKHGQRLLVAKGGWHGLGNTRFKSSVNRTPRQKTNGTPGDKRELLLELMLLADVGMLGMPNAGKSTFIRAVSAAKPKVADYPFTTLVPSLGVVRMDNEKSFVVADIPGLIEGAAEGAGLGIRFLKHLERCRVLLHLIDIDPIDGTDPVENARIIISELEKYSQDLAAKPRWLVFNKIDLLDKAEAEEKAKAIAEALGWEDKYYLISAASGLGVKDLCWDVMTFIIENPVVQAEEAKQPEKVEFMWDDYHRQQLEEIAEEDDEDWDDDWDEDDEEGVEFIYKR; encoded by the coding sequence ATGAAGTTTGTTGATGAAGCATCGATTCTGGTCGTTGCAGGTGATGGCGGCAATGGTTGTGTGAGCTTCCGCCGCGAAAAATATATTCCGAAAGGCGGCCCGGATGGCGGCGATGGTGGTGACGGCGGCGACGTATGGATGGAAGCCGACGAGAACCTGAACACGCTTATCGATTACCGTTTTGAAAAATCTTTCCGTGCAGAGCGTGGCCAGAACGGTGCAAGCCGCGACTGTACCGGTAAGCGTGGTAAAGACGTGACGATTAAAGTGCCAGTAGGTACGCGTGTTATCGATCAGGGCACTGGTGAAACCATGGGCGATATGACCAAACACGGTCAGCGTCTGCTGGTTGCTAAGGGCGGCTGGCACGGCCTGGGCAACACCCGCTTCAAATCATCGGTTAACCGTACTCCCCGGCAGAAAACCAACGGTACGCCAGGTGATAAGCGTGAGCTGCTGCTGGAGCTGATGCTGCTGGCTGATGTCGGGATGCTGGGGATGCCAAACGCTGGTAAATCGACCTTTATCCGCGCAGTATCTGCGGCTAAACCGAAAGTGGCGGACTATCCGTTTACCACTCTGGTGCCAAGCCTTGGCGTGGTTCGTATGGACAATGAGAAGAGCTTCGTTGTTGCTGATATTCCGGGGCTGATTGAAGGTGCTGCTGAAGGTGCAGGTCTGGGGATCCGCTTCCTGAAGCATCTGGAACGTTGCCGCGTATTGCTGCACCTTATCGATATCGATCCGATTGACGGCACCGATCCGGTTGAGAACGCGCGTATTATTATTAGCGAGCTGGAAAAATACAGCCAGGATCTGGCGGCGAAACCACGCTGGTTAGTCTTCAACAAGATTGACCTGCTGGATAAAGCGGAAGCCGAAGAGAAAGCGAAAGCCATCGCTGAGGCGCTGGGTTGGGAAGATAAATATTATCTGATCTCTGCAGCGAGCGGGCTGGGCGTGAAAGACCTCTGCTGGGATGTGATGACCTTTATCATCGAAAACCCAGTGGTGCAGGCCGAAGAAGCGAAACAGCCAGAGAAAGTCGAATTCATGTGGGATGATTATCACCGTCAGCAGCTTGAAGAGATTGCTGAAGAGGATGATGAAGACTGGGATGACGACTGGGACGAAGACGACGAAGAGGGCGTTGAGTTCATTTACAAGCGTTAA
- a CDS encoding DMT family transporter, with product MKQQAGIGILLALTTAICWGALPIAMKQVLEVMEPPTIVFYRFLMASIGLGAILAVKKKLPPLRVFRKPRWLILLAVATAGLFGNFILFSSSLQYLSPTASQVIGQLSPVGMMVASVFILKEKMRSTQVVGALMLLSGLVMFFNTSLVEIFTKLTDYTWGVIFGVGAATVWVSYGVAQKVLLRRLASPQILFLLYTLCTVALFPLAKPGVIAQLSNWQLACLIFCGLNTLVGYGALAEAMARWQAAQVSAIITLTPLFTLFFSDLLSLAWPDFFARPMLNLLGYLGAFVVVAGAMYSAIGHRIWGGLRKHTTVVSQPRAGE from the coding sequence ATGAAGCAGCAGGCAGGCATTGGCATTCTTTTGGCGCTCACCACAGCAATTTGCTGGGGGGCGTTGCCAATCGCAATGAAGCAGGTGCTGGAGGTGATGGAACCTCCGACAATCGTGTTTTACCGTTTCTTGATGGCGAGTATTGGCCTTGGTGCCATTCTTGCAGTGAAGAAAAAGCTGCCGCCATTACGCGTGTTTCGTAAGCCACGTTGGTTGATATTACTGGCGGTGGCGACTGCCGGACTGTTTGGGAATTTCATCCTGTTCAGCTCATCCTTGCAATACTTGAGTCCTACCGCCTCGCAGGTGATAGGGCAACTCTCGCCGGTTGGCATGATGGTTGCCAGCGTATTTATCCTGAAAGAGAAAATGCGTAGCACTCAGGTAGTGGGAGCATTGATGCTTCTGAGTGGGCTGGTGATGTTCTTTAACACCAGTCTGGTTGAGATTTTTACAAAGCTCACCGATTACACCTGGGGTGTTATCTTTGGTGTCGGTGCTGCAACGGTCTGGGTGAGTTATGGCGTGGCGCAAAAGGTTTTATTGCGTCGGTTGGCATCACCGCAGATCCTGTTTTTGCTGTACACTTTATGTACAGTGGCGCTCTTCCCACTGGCGAAACCAGGGGTAATAGCGCAGCTTAGCAACTGGCAACTCGCATGTTTAATTTTTTGCGGGCTGAATACGTTGGTAGGATATGGCGCCCTGGCGGAAGCGATGGCACGCTGGCAGGCAGCGCAGGTGAGCGCGATCATCACGCTTACTCCACTGTTTACGCTGTTTTTTTCAGATCTTTTATCACTGGCCTGGCCCGATTTCTTCGCCAGACCGATGTTAAACCTTTTAGGTTATCTCGGTGCGTTTGTCGTGGTTGCGGGCGCGATGTATTCCGCCATTGGTCATCGTATTTGGGGCGGATTACGTAAGCATACAACGGTGGTATCGCAACCCCGCGCAGGCGAATGA
- the rpmA gene encoding 50S ribosomal protein L27 — protein sequence MAHKKAGGSTRNGRDSEAKRLGVKRFGGESVLAGSIIVRQRGTKFHAGTNVGCGRDHTLFAKADGKVKFEVKGPKNRKFISIEAE from the coding sequence ATGGCACATAAAAAGGCTGGCGGCTCCACACGTAACGGTCGCGATTCAGAAGCTAAACGCCTGGGCGTTAAGCGTTTCGGTGGCGAATCCGTTCTGGCGGGTAGCATCATCGTTCGTCAACGTGGTACTAAATTCCACGCGGGCACCAACGTAGGTTGCGGTCGTGACCACACTTTGTTTGCTAAAGCAGACGGTAAAGTGAAATTCGAAGTTAAAGGCCCGAAAAACCGTAAGTTTATCAGCATCGAAGCTGAATAA
- the rplU gene encoding 50S ribosomal protein L21, with protein sequence MYAVFQSGGKQHRVSEGQTVRLEKLDIATGETVEFAEVLMIANGEEVKIGVPFVDGGVIKAEVVAHGRGEKVKIVKFRRRKHYRKQQGHRQWFTDVKITGISA encoded by the coding sequence ATGTACGCGGTTTTCCAAAGTGGTGGTAAACAACACCGAGTAAGCGAAGGTCAGACCGTTCGCCTGGAAAAGCTGGACATCGCAACTGGCGAAACTGTTGAGTTCGCAGAAGTTCTGATGATCGCAAACGGTGAAGAAGTCAAAATCGGCGTTCCTTTCGTTGATGGCGGCGTAATCAAAGCTGAAGTTGTTGCTCACGGTCGTGGCGAGAAAGTTAAAATCGTTAAGTTTCGCCGTCGTAAACACTATCGTAAGCAGCAGGGTCATCGTCAGTGGTTCACTGATGTGAAAATTACTGGCATCAGCGCCTAA
- the ispB gene encoding octaprenyl diphosphate synthase, which produces MNLEKINELTAQDMASVNAAILEQLNSEVQLINQLGYYIVSGGGKRIRPMIAVLAARAVGYEGNAHVTIAALIEFIHTATLLHDDVVDESDMRRGKATANAAFGNAASVLVGDFIYTRAFQMMTSLGSLKVLEVMSEAVNVIAEGEVLQLMNVNDPDITEENYMRVIYSKTARLFEAAAQCSGILAGCTPEEEKGLQDYGRYLGTAFQLIDDLLDYNADGEQLGKNVGDDLNEGKPTLPLLHAMHHGTPEQAQMIRTAIEQGNGRHLLEPVLEAMNACGSLEWTRQRAEEEADKAIEALQVLPDTPWREALIGLAHIAVQRDR; this is translated from the coding sequence ATGAATTTAGAAAAAATCAATGAGTTAACCGCGCAAGATATGGCGAGTGTTAATGCGGCAATTCTCGAGCAGCTTAATTCCGAAGTCCAACTGATCAATCAGTTAGGCTATTACATCGTCAGCGGCGGGGGTAAACGCATTCGCCCGATGATTGCTGTACTGGCTGCACGAGCTGTTGGCTATGAGGGGAATGCGCATGTCACTATCGCCGCCCTGATCGAGTTTATCCACACGGCGACCCTGCTACACGACGACGTTGTGGATGAATCAGATATGCGCAGGGGTAAAGCTACCGCCAACGCCGCGTTTGGCAATGCTGCCAGCGTGTTGGTTGGTGATTTTATTTATACCCGCGCTTTCCAGATGATGACCAGCCTCGGCTCGCTCAAAGTGCTGGAAGTGATGTCCGAAGCGGTAAACGTCATCGCAGAAGGTGAAGTGCTGCAACTGATGAACGTTAACGACCCGGACATCACCGAAGAAAACTACATGCGCGTTATTTACAGCAAAACCGCGCGCCTGTTTGAGGCTGCTGCTCAGTGTTCCGGAATTCTGGCAGGTTGTACGCCAGAAGAAGAAAAAGGTCTGCAGGATTATGGTCGCTACCTCGGCACCGCTTTCCAGCTAATCGACGATTTGCTCGATTACAATGCCGACGGTGAACAGTTGGGTAAAAACGTCGGGGACGATCTGAACGAAGGTAAACCAACGTTACCGCTGCTGCATGCAATGCATCATGGCACACCGGAACAAGCGCAGATGATCCGTACCGCCATTGAGCAAGGCAACGGGCGTCATCTTCTGGAACCTGTTCTGGAAGCAATGAACGCTTGTGGTTCTCTCGAATGGACGCGTCAGCGTGCCGAGGAAGAAGCAGATAAAGCTATTGAAGCATTACAGGTACTCCCGGACACTCCGTGGCGAGAGGCATTAATCGGCCTCGCGCACATCGCTGTTCAACGCGATCGCTAA
- the sfsB gene encoding DNA-binding transcriptional regulator SfsB has product MENNFIDWHPADIIAGLRKKGTSMAAESRRNGLSSSTLANALSRPWPKGEMIIAKALGTEPWVIWPSRYHDPQTHAFIDRTQLMRSYTKPKK; this is encoded by the coding sequence ATGGAGAATAATTTCATTGACTGGCATCCTGCCGACATCATTGCTGGTTTGCGGAAAAAAGGAACATCAATGGCTGCGGAGTCTCGCAGAAATGGTTTAAGTTCTTCGACGCTGGCAAATGCATTATCACGTCCCTGGCCGAAGGGAGAGATGATTATTGCGAAAGCATTAGGAACGGAACCTTGGGTAATCTGGCCATCACGCTATCACGATCCGCAGACACATGCGTTTATCGACAGAACACAGTTAATGCGCAGCTACACCAAACCGAAAAAATGA
- the murA gene encoding UDP-N-acetylglucosamine 1-carboxyvinyltransferase, which translates to MDKFRVQGPTKLQGEVTISGAKNAALPILFAALLAEEPVEIQNVPKLKDVDTSMKLLSQLGAKVERNGSVHIDARDVNVFCAPYELVKTMRASIWALGPLVARFGQGQVSLPGGCTIGARPVDLHISGLEQLGATIKLEEGYVKASVDGRLKGAHIVMDKVSVGATVTIMCAATLAEGTTVIENAAREPEIVDTANFLITLGAKISGQGTDRIVIEGVERLGGGVYRVLPDRIETGTFLVAAAISRGKIICRNAQPDTLDAVLVKLRDAGADIEVGEDWISLDMHGKRPKAVNVRTAPHPAFPTDMQAQFTLLNLVAEGTGFITETVFENRFMHVPELSRMGAHAEIESNTVICHGVEKLSGAQVMATDLRASASLVLAGCIAEGTTVVDRIYHIDRGYERIEDKLRALGANIERVKGE; encoded by the coding sequence ATGGATAAATTTCGTGTTCAGGGGCCAACAAAGCTCCAGGGCGAAGTCACAATTTCCGGCGCTAAAAATGCTGCTCTGCCTATCCTTTTTGCCGCGCTACTGGCGGAAGAGCCAGTAGAGATCCAGAACGTTCCGAAACTGAAAGACGTCGATACGTCAATGAAATTGCTGAGTCAGCTTGGTGCTAAAGTGGAACGTAATGGCTCTGTGCATATTGATGCCCGCGATGTAAATGTGTTCTGCGCGCCTTACGAGCTGGTGAAAACCATGCGCGCTTCTATTTGGGCGCTGGGGCCGCTGGTAGCGCGTTTCGGTCAGGGACAGGTTTCGCTGCCTGGCGGTTGTACAATTGGTGCGCGCCCGGTTGATTTACATATTTCCGGCCTTGAGCAATTAGGCGCGACCATCAAACTGGAAGAAGGTTACGTTAAGGCTTCCGTCGATGGCCGTCTGAAAGGCGCGCATATCGTGATGGATAAAGTCAGCGTTGGAGCAACAGTCACCATCATGTGTGCCGCAACTCTGGCAGAAGGCACTACCGTTATCGAAAACGCGGCGCGTGAACCGGAAATCGTCGATACCGCCAACTTCCTCATTACGCTGGGCGCGAAAATTAGCGGTCAGGGTACTGATCGAATAGTCATCGAAGGTGTGGAACGTTTAGGCGGTGGCGTCTACCGCGTGCTACCGGATCGTATTGAGACCGGCACGTTCCTGGTCGCTGCGGCGATCTCTCGCGGTAAAATTATCTGCCGTAACGCCCAGCCAGATACCCTCGATGCTGTGCTGGTGAAGTTGCGTGACGCCGGGGCGGATATTGAAGTGGGTGAGGACTGGATTAGCCTGGATATGCATGGCAAACGTCCGAAGGCTGTTAATGTGCGTACCGCGCCGCATCCGGCGTTTCCGACCGATATGCAGGCCCAGTTCACGTTGCTGAACCTGGTGGCAGAAGGGACTGGATTCATCACTGAAACTGTGTTTGAAAACCGCTTTATGCACGTGCCAGAACTGAGCCGTATGGGCGCGCATGCCGAGATTGAAAGCAATACCGTTATTTGTCACGGTGTCGAAAAACTTTCCGGCGCACAGGTTATGGCGACCGATCTGCGTGCTTCAGCAAGTCTGGTGCTGGCTGGTTGTATTGCAGAAGGAACTACGGTTGTTGATCGTATTTATCACATCGATCGCGGCTACGAACGCATTGAAGACAAACTGCGTGCCTTAGGTGCGAACATCGAGCGTGTGAAAGGCGAGTAA
- the ibaG gene encoding BolA family iron metabolism protein IbaG has product MENNEIQSVLMNALSLQEVHVSGDGSHFQVIAVGEMFDGMSRVKKQQTVYGPLMEYIADNRIHAVSIKAYTPAEWARDRKLNGF; this is encoded by the coding sequence ATGGAAAATAATGAAATTCAGAGCGTGCTGATGAACGCTCTCTCCCTCCAGGAAGTCCACGTTTCCGGCGATGGCAGCCACTTTCAGGTTATTGCCGTGGGTGAGATGTTTGACGGCATGAGCCGGGTTAAAAAACAGCAGACGGTTTATGGTCCGCTGATGGAATATATTGCGGATAACCGCATTCATGCTGTGTCGATCAAAGCTTATACCCCTGCGGAGTGGGCGCGCGATCGCAAACTGAACGGCTTTTGA
- the mlaB gene encoding lipid asymmetry maintenance protein MlaB codes for MSESLSWVQTGDTLALAGELDQDVLLPLWEVREEAMKGITCIDLSRVSRVDTGGLALLLHLINLAKKQGHSVTLQGVNDKVYTLAKLYNLPSDVLPR; via the coding sequence ATGAGTGAGTCACTGAGCTGGGTGCAGACGGGTGACACTCTGGCATTAGCTGGAGAGTTGGATCAAGACGTACTGCTACCGCTTTGGGAAGTGCGTGAAGAAGCGATGAAGGGAATTACCTGCATCGATCTCAGTCGCGTGTCCCGCGTTGATACAGGTGGGTTGGCGTTGCTGCTCCACCTTATCAATCTGGCGAAAAAGCAGGGTCACAGCGTGACGCTTCAGGGGGTAAACGATAAAGTCTATACCCTGGCAAAGTTGTATAATTTGCCGTCTGATGTCCTGCCTCGTTAA
- the mlaC gene encoding phospholipid-binding protein MlaC, producing the protein MFKRLMMVALLVIAPLSAATAADQTNPYKLMDEAAQKTFDRLKNEQPQIRANPDYLRTIVDQELLPYVQVKYAGALVLGQYYKSATPAQRDAYFAAFREYLKQAYGQALAMYHGQTYQIAPEQPLGDKTIVPIRVTIIDPNGRPPVRLDFQWRKNSQTGNWQAYDMIAEGVSMITTKQNEWGTLLRTKGIDGLTAQLKSISQQKITLEEKK; encoded by the coding sequence ATGTTTAAACGTTTAATGATGGTCGCTTTGCTGGTGATTGCACCGTTGAGTGCGGCAACAGCGGCAGACCAGACCAATCCGTATAAGCTGATGGACGAGGCGGCGCAGAAAACGTTCGATCGCCTGAAGAATGAGCAACCGCAAATTCGGGCTAACCCGGATTATCTGCGTACTATTGTTGATCAGGAGCTACTGCCGTATGTGCAGGTGAAATACGCTGGTGCACTGGTGCTGGGTCAGTATTACAAGAGTGCTACCCCGGCCCAACGTGACGCGTACTTTGCCGCTTTCCGTGAGTACCTGAAGCAGGCTTACGGTCAGGCACTGGCGATGTATCACGGTCAGACTTACCAGATTGCGCCAGAACAGCCGCTGGGCGACAAAACCATTGTGCCTATTCGTGTCACCATTATTGACCCGAATGGCCGCCCGCCGGTACGTCTGGATTTCCAGTGGCGCAAAAATTCCCAAACTGGCAACTGGCAGGCTTACGACATGATTGCCGAAGGCGTCAGCATGATCACCACCAAACAAAACGAGTGGGGAACGCTGCTGCGTACCAAAGGTATCGACGGCCTGACTGCGCAACTGAAATCGATTTCTCAACAGAAAATCACTCTGGAAGAGAAAAAATAA
- the mlaD gene encoding outer membrane lipid asymmetry maintenance protein MlaD encodes MQTKKNEIWVGIFLLAALLAALFVCLKAANVTSIRTEPTYTLYATFDNIGGLKARSPVSIGGVVVGRVADITLDPKTYLPRVTLEIEQRYNHIPDTSSLSIRTSGLLGEQYLALNVGFEDPELGTAILKDGDTIQDTKSAMVLEDLIGQFLYGSKGDDNKNSGDAPATAPGNNETTEPVGTTK; translated from the coding sequence ATGCAAACGAAAAAAAATGAAATTTGGGTGGGAATCTTTTTATTAGCAGCACTGCTGGCGGCGCTGTTTGTTTGCCTGAAGGCGGCAAACGTGACGTCAATACGTACTGAACCAACCTACACGCTCTATGCGACGTTCGATAACATCGGCGGTCTGAAAGCGCGCTCTCCGGTTAGTATTGGTGGCGTTGTAGTCGGTCGGGTGGCAGATATTACGCTGGATCCAAAAACCTATTTGCCACGCGTGACGCTGGAAATTGAACAACGTTATAACCACATTCCTGACACCAGTTCGCTGAGCATTCGTACTTCCGGTCTGCTTGGGGAGCAATATCTGGCGTTAAACGTCGGTTTTGAAGATCCCGAACTGGGTACTGCTATCCTGAAGGATGGCGATACAATTCAGGACACCAAGTCTGCGATGGTGCTGGAAGATCTCATTGGTCAGTTCCTTTACGGTAGTAAAGGCGATGACAATAAGAATAGTGGCGATGCGCCAGCTACTGCGCCAGGTAATAATGAAACCACTGAACCTGTGGGTACAACGAAATAA
- the mlaE gene encoding lipid asymmetry maintenance ABC transporter permease subunit MlaE: MLLNALASLGHKGIKTLRTFGRAGLMLFNALVGKPEFRKHAPLLVRQLYNVGVLSMLIIVVSGVFIGMVLGLQGYLVLTTYSAETSLGMLVALSLLRELGPVVAALLFAGRAGSALTAEIGLMRATEQLSSMEMMAVDPLRRVISPRFWAGVISLPLLTIIFVAVGIWGGSLVGVSWKGIDSGFFWSAMQNAVDWRMDLVNCLIKSVVFAITVTWISLFNGYDAIPTSAGISRATTRTVVHSSLAVLGLDFVLTALMFGN; encoded by the coding sequence ATGCTGTTAAATGCGCTGGCGTCGCTTGGACATAAAGGGATTAAAACCCTGAGAACGTTCGGGCGGGCCGGGTTAATGTTATTCAATGCGCTGGTCGGCAAACCGGAATTTCGTAAACACGCGCCGCTGCTGGTGCGTCAGCTCTATAATGTCGGCGTCCTGTCGATGCTGATTATTGTGGTTTCTGGCGTATTCATCGGAATGGTGCTGGGTCTACAAGGTTATCTGGTTCTGACCACCTATAGTGCGGAAACCAGTCTGGGGATGCTGGTGGCGTTATCGCTGCTGCGTGAACTGGGGCCGGTGGTTGCCGCGTTGCTGTTTGCCGGACGCGCCGGTTCGGCGTTAACTGCTGAAATTGGTTTGATGCGCGCCACAGAACAACTCTCCAGTATGGAGATGATGGCGGTCGATCCGCTGCGTCGGGTTATTTCTCCACGTTTCTGGGCTGGGGTTATTTCATTGCCGTTGCTGACGATTATTTTCGTCGCCGTGGGGATCTGGGGCGGATCATTGGTCGGCGTTAGCTGGAAAGGTATTGATAGCGGATTCTTCTGGTCGGCAATGCAAAACGCCGTCGACTGGCGTATGGATTTGGTCAACTGTCTGATTAAGAGCGTGGTGTTCGCCATTACGGTGACGTGGATTTCGTTGTTTAACGGTTACGACGCTATCCCGACTTCTGCCGGGATTAGCCGGGCCACCACTCGCACCGTTGTCCACTCGTCTCTGGCTGTTCTGGGGCTGGATTTTGTGCTGACCGCATTGATGTTTGGGAATTGA
- the mlaF gene encoding phospholipid ABC transporter ATP-binding protein MlaF produces the protein MEQSVANLVDMRDVSFTRGNRCIFDNISLTVPRGKITAIMGPSGIGKTTLLRLIGGQIAPDHGEILFDGENIPAMSRSRLYTVRKRMSMLFQSGALFTDMNVFDNVAYPLREHTQLPAPLLHSTVMMKLEAVGLRGAAKLMPSELSGGMARRAALARAIALEPDLIMFDEPFVGQDPITMGVLVKLISELNSALGVTCVVVSHDVPEVLSIADHAWILADKKIVAHGSAQALQENPDPRVRQFLDGIADGPVPFRYPAGDYHADLLPGS, from the coding sequence ATGGAGCAGTCTGTGGCGAATTTAGTCGATATGCGCGATGTCAGTTTTACGCGTGGCAATCGCTGCATCTTCGATAATATTTCCCTGACCGTGCCGCGAGGGAAGATCACGGCAATCATGGGGCCATCGGGCATCGGTAAAACGACGCTACTCCGACTGATTGGTGGGCAAATCGCACCTGATCACGGTGAGATCCTTTTTGATGGTGAGAATATTCCGGCGATGTCTCGTTCGCGCCTGTACACGGTGCGTAAACGCATGAGCATGTTGTTTCAGTCCGGGGCGTTGTTCACCGATATGAACGTATTTGACAACGTTGCCTATCCACTGCGCGAACACACCCAGCTCCCCGCACCATTGTTGCATAGTACGGTAATGATGAAGCTGGAAGCGGTGGGGCTGCGTGGAGCGGCTAAACTTATGCCTTCTGAACTTTCCGGCGGGATGGCTCGTCGCGCCGCACTGGCGCGCGCAATTGCCCTGGAGCCAGATCTCATCATGTTTGATGAACCGTTTGTTGGGCAAGATCCCATCACTATGGGCGTACTGGTGAAGCTGATTTCTGAGCTGAACAGCGCGCTGGGCGTCACCTGTGTGGTGGTTTCTCACGATGTGCCGGAAGTCTTAAGTATTGCGGATCACGCCTGGATTCTGGCGGACAAAAAGATTGTTGCTCACGGTAGCGCTCAGGCGTTGCAGGAGAATCCCGATCCGCGTGTCCGTCAGTTTCTGGACGGGATAGCTGACGGGCCTGTTCCGTTCCGCTATCCTGCCGGCGATTATCACGCTGATCTTTTACCAGGGAGTTAA